The DNA segment GACCCTGCAGCGGGATACTCCGCCATGATCGTTGGTATCGGCATCGATCTCGCCGAGGTCGATCGCTACCGCTTCGACGAGTCGACGCTCGCGTGGTTCGCGCGCAAGATTTACACGGACGACGAGATGCGCTACGCGATGCGCAAGCGCCACTGGGCCGAGCGTCTTGCCGGCTTCTACGCCGCCAAGGAGGCAACGCGCAAAGCGTTCGGCCACGCGATACCGTGGCGCTGGGTCGGCGTCGCGCACGAACGCAGCGGCAAGCCGATCATCGAGCTTTACGGTAAAGCGCAGCGTCTGGTCGCCGACCGCGGCATCACGAACATTCATCTGACCATCACGCACACCGCGACCACCGCTGCCGCTGTCGTCATTCTCGAACGATGATCTACGTTCTCGAGCCCGACGCCATGCGTGCGGCCGACGGCGCAGCGATCGCCGCCGTCGGCGAAGATGCACTGATGCGCAACGCCGGCGCGCGGATCGCGGAGCGCCTGCGCGCGATCGCGCCGCGGGGCGGCCGCATCGTCGCCTTCGCCGGGCCCGGAAATAACGGCGGAGATGCGTTTGCGGCACTAGCCGAGTTGGGCAGCGAGTTCGACTGCGCGGTGTACGCGGTCGCCGGGGGGCGGACGTCGGCGGCGCGCGCAGCGGCGGAGGAACGCGCGCGCGCTGCGGGCGTTACGACGCGACCGCTGCCGTCATCGGAACGCGATGCGCGCGCCGCGCTCGAAGGCGCCATCGCCGTCGACGGTCTCTTCGGAACCGGCGCGCGGCTGCCGCTTCCCGATACGTACTCCGGCGCGGTGCGCGCGCTCGATGCGCGCGCGCATCCGGTAGTGTCGATCGACATCCCGTCGGGAGTCGACGCGTTGACGGGCGCGGTCGCCGGCGACGCGGTACGCGCGACCGTCACGGTAACGCTGGGCGCGGCAAAGCCCGGATTGCTGCTGGATCCGGCGCGCGAACGCGCGGGCGAACTCTGGTACGCACGCATCGGCATTGGGGACGCAATCCTTTCGGGTGCGCCGCACACGTACGCCGCACTCGACGACGACGCGTTTCTGCGCGCGCTTCCGGTCCGTGCGACGAGCGCGGACAAGCGCAGCGCCGGTGCGCCGTTGATCGTCGCGGGCTCGGCGCAGTTTCCCGGCGCTGCGGTGCTGTGCGCGCTGGCCGCCGCCCGCGCCGGTGCGGGTTACGTTACCGTCGCGGCGCCTTCGAGCGCTGCGGCCGTCCTGCGCGCGCACCTCGTCGAGCAAGTCGTCGTCGAGATACCCGACGATCTACCGGTAGAGCGCGCGGTCGACGAGCTGCTCGAGATCGAGAAGCGAAATACGGCCGTCGGGATCGGGCCGGGTTTGGGACTCGATAACCGCACCGGCGAGATCGTCGCGGCGTTTCTCGCTCGCACGACGCTGCCCGCGGTCATCGACGCCAGCGCGCTTTTCCATCTCGCAAAGCGCTTAGACGTGCTGCGCGGTAAGCCCGCGGTCGTCACGCCGCACGCCGGCGAGTTCGCGCGTCTCTCCGGCAAGGGCACCGTCGCCCCTGAGGACCGCATGGCGCGCGTGCGCGAGTTCGTCGGGCGTACCGGAATCACGACCTTGCTCAAGGGTCGCGATACGATCGTCGACGACGGCTCGACGGTTCACCTGAACGTGACCGGAACCAACGCACTCGCGACCGCGGGTACGGGCGACGTCCTCACCGGGACCATCGCGACCCTGCTCGCGCAAGGCTTGTCCCCGGTCGATGCGGCCCGGACCGGCGCGTACTGGCACGGCCTCGCGGGGCAGATCGCGGCCCGGCACCGCCCCGTCGGGGTCATTGCCGGCGACGTCGCCGCCGCGCTGGCCGCGGCACTCCCAAGCGTCGACGCCGAGAACCGTGCGGCATTCCGGCAATCGCGGCGCGGCGACCTCTGGCGTATTTATTGATTCTTCATCTCTTCGAGTTACGTCTAAGCCGTGGAACGTATACGTCCGACGCTCTTCTTCATCGCTATTGTCGCCGGCGCGCTTTTGGCCGCGTGC comes from the Candidatus Baltobacteraceae bacterium genome and includes:
- a CDS encoding NAD(P)H-hydrate dehydratase, with amino-acid sequence MIYVLEPDAMRAADGAAIAAVGEDALMRNAGARIAERLRAIAPRGGRIVAFAGPGNNGGDAFAALAELGSEFDCAVYAVAGGRTSAARAAAEERARAAGVTTRPLPSSERDARAALEGAIAVDGLFGTGARLPLPDTYSGAVRALDARAHPVVSIDIPSGVDALTGAVAGDAVRATVTVTLGAAKPGLLLDPARERAGELWYARIGIGDAILSGAPHTYAALDDDAFLRALPVRATSADKRSAGAPLIVAGSAQFPGAAVLCALAAARAGAGYVTVAAPSSAAAVLRAHLVEQVVVEIPDDLPVERAVDELLEIEKRNTAVGIGPGLGLDNRTGEIVAAFLARTTLPAVIDASALFHLAKRLDVLRGKPAVVTPHAGEFARLSGKGTVAPEDRMARVREFVGRTGITTLLKGRDTIVDDGSTVHLNVTGTNALATAGTGDVLTGTIATLLAQGLSPVDAARTGAYWHGLAGQIAARHRPVGVIAGDVAAALAAALPSVDAENRAAFRQSRRGDLWRIY
- the acpS gene encoding holo-ACP synthase translates to MIVGIGIDLAEVDRYRFDESTLAWFARKIYTDDEMRYAMRKRHWAERLAGFYAAKEATRKAFGHAIPWRWVGVAHERSGKPIIELYGKAQRLVADRGITNIHLTITHTATTAAAVVILER